TAGAAGCAATGACGCTTCTCTCCACCCTGCTGTCCAAGATCTCAAAGATCTCGTGGAAAGCACGCCCAGCCTCCGTATGTGGGCGTCGGCCATGTTCGACGAGATCCCCAACAAGATTCCCTACAACAAGAGCCCGGCCGATCACAAGCTCGTTCGAGGCTATCAACACATGTTTGAGTTATTCAGTGTCATCGTCGCGGAAATTGCTCCGACCTGGAGCATGGCCGAAGGAGGACACGGGCTTGTTGGGCTCCCATTCCAAGCCATTTTGGACTGGCCTATGGGAACACCAAGCGGGCatgccttcttcttgagccAAGATGTGAATGAAAAGTTCAAAGTCATACTAGACACGTGGAGAGACGGTGTTTTGAAGACGAGCAAGTCCCAGCACGTCATTACGACTGGCGATGGGGGCTGGCTGTGCAAGGAGGCGCTGATGGCCTTTGAGAAGGACGCCAATTTGAACAGTCAGCAATGGCACGCATTCCAGGACTTGTTCCGATGTGATCCAAAGGAAGACCCGGTTCACTGGGGCTATAAATCATGGGACGACTTTTTTGTGAGGCAGTTCAAGATATTGATAAGCTACGTCCTATTGCGTACCCGAACAAGCCCGAGTGGGTGGTGAATGCTTGTGAATCCAGGCCGATCCTGGTAAAATCTAACGTGAAGGAATATGACAGATTCTGGCTGAAGGGCCAGAACTATTCGGTCAAAGAAATGCTGAATCATAGCCACTTGGCAGGCGAGTTTGTCGGCGGTACGGCGTATCAAGCTCTCTTGATTCTAACGTCATATCACCGATGGGCTTCTCCCGTGTCCGGGCATGTCGTACATGCCGAGATTGTTAATGGAACTTACTTCTCAGAGCGGCAAACCAATGGACTTTTTAGCAGCCCGGTAGGACCGCCCGAGTATAACCAAGTCTATATGAGTCACGTCGCCACGCGGGCCATCATCTATATCAAGGCACCAGACCCGGTCGGTTTAATGTGCCTGATAGCTGTTGGGACCGCGGATGTATCGACATGTGAGATCGCCAGCAAGTTTGCAACCGCTTGGCCGCAACCCGTGAGGAAGGGGGAGGAGATCGGCATGTTTCACTATGGAGGCTCGAGCCTGTGTCTGCTTTTCCGGAGGGGAGTAAGACTGGCATGGGTCGATGCAGCGATTCCTGGCAATTCGGAGCAGAATCTTCCAGTTCGCGGTGCGCTCGCAGTTGCTTATGCAGCGGGACAGTGATGTAAAGACAGCATTCGATAGTTGTTCCAGCGTATGCCTCGAAAAAGAGTGAAAGGCGAGGTTCCCTGAAGGGACTCTCTGTCACACAACGTTATCAATGCTGTTAGTTGGTCCAATCTATGATGCTAATACGTCCCTACCTCGCTACCCATCTTCTCTCGTCTCGTCTGGTCGTCCATCTCGTAGTAGTCGGCCTCCTGATGCTTCCCAACAGACCCCCAGAACACGACGCAAAGCTTGCTGTCACGTCGGCCACATGGACGTCACATACCCTGCCCGCTCACATGTCTGTGATGGGATGCTGAGGGGTTCATCGCGAGATTGTGTCGATTGTAGCAAGAACTTTGCAAGTGGCTTGCGTCTCGACACGGCGTGGCAACCCAACCACTGGGCATGCAGGTATCCATCATTGGCTGGCCGCAGCCGTCTGCAGCCAGGAGGAAACATTAGGCGCCCAGCACATCAGGCTGCTGCAATGCCGATCATCTACCATTTCCAGATGGCTGCATGCTGGCTAGCTCTGCGGGTGCGGCCCGTCTGGGCGGCTAACCACTCCGAAGTCCGCGACTTAATCAACAATGGCTCCTGGACacttgacgatgccgtcgctTTTCCATGGTCGGTTCGTGCGCGGCAATGGCTGCTGCGAGAgtttggtggtgatggccgGATATTTAgttctttccttttcttcctgaCGCTA
The DNA window shown above is from Metarhizium brunneum chromosome 1, complete sequence and carries:
- the psiD_0 gene encoding L-tryptophan decarboxylase, encoding MTVFPSPSYQNQGSRDGIWLPSAPHKLTHWLQNFIKVVDSRSNDASLHPAVQDLKDLVESTPSLRMWASAMFDEIPNKIPYNKSPADHKLVRGYQHMFELFSVIVAEIAPTWSMAEGGHGLVGLPFQAILDWPMGTPSGHAFFLSQDVNEKFKVILDTWRDGVLKTSKSQHVITTGDGGWLCKEALMAFEKDANLNSQQWHAFQDLFRCDPKEDPVHWGYKSWDDFFPEWVVNACESRPILVKSNVKEYDRFWLKGQNYSVKEMLNHSHLAGEFVGGTAYQALLILTSYHRWASPVSGHVVHAEIVNGTYFSERQTNGLFSSPVGPPEYNQVYMSHVATRAIIYIKAPDPVGLMCLIAVGTADVSTCEIASKFATAWPQPVRKGEEIGMFHYGGSSLCLLFRRGVRLAWVDAAIPGNSEQNLPVRGALAVAYAAGQ